Proteins co-encoded in one Quercus robur chromosome 8, dhQueRobu3.1, whole genome shotgun sequence genomic window:
- the LOC126696358 gene encoding NAC domain containing protein 52-like: MAISYSHTESNIMALMDFYDDYGDLPGIRFRPNYVEIVEHYLYNKVYGKPLSADVLIECDIYEEFWKKHFENTDETSLYFFTKLKRVGNGSRIQRNTTYGTWKSNNEKPIYRDQAKKDQIGSVRSLTLVTKKGSKSVGRWVMHEFKLKGRLYNKEYEDYVICRIERLKQQEDNNLNEDTQNIEQFVKSFEQHKDGVTNTEIETETQLGRHQQDRLEQKEDSFINEQSFETTEQLQDCMTEIETELDPNVVLTVEDLEALLGWDRLEQKEDGLKNEGIQNIEQSFETTAQLQDGMTEIETELDPNVVLTVEELEALLSEP; this comes from the exons ATGGCGATCTCTTACTCTCACACGGAGAGTAACATAATGGCTCTGATGGATTTTTATGATGACTATGGTGATCTTCCTGGGATTAGGTTTCGACCAAACTATGTTGAGATAGTAGAGCATTATCTCTACAACAAGGTTTATGGCAAGCCCTTGAGTGCAGACGTTTTGATTGAGTGTGATATCTACGAAGAATTTTGGAAGAAACACTTTGAGAACACGGATGAGACTAGTCTTTACTTCTTCACAAAATTGAAGAGGGTTGGCAATGGTTCAAGAATACAAAGGAACACAACCTACGGCACATGGAAGTCTAATAACGAGAAGCCCATATATCGAGATCAAGCTAAGAAGGATCAAATTGGTTCTGTGAGAAGTCTTACCTTGGTGACCAAGAAAGGGTCCAAATCCGTTGGTCGGTGGGTTATGCATGAGTTTAAACTCAAAGGGCGCTTATACAATAAAGAG TACGAGGATTATGTCATTTGTAGGATCGAAAGACTCAAGCAACAAGAAGACAACAACTTGAATGAGGACACTCAAAACATCGAGCAGTTTGTCAAGTCATTTGAGCAACACAAAGATGGCGTGACTAATACTGAGATTGAGACTGAGACTCAGCTTGGACGACATCAACAGGATAGACTTGAGCAAAAAGAAGACAGCTTCATAAATGAGCAATCTTTCGAAACAACTGAGCAACTACAAGATTGCATGACTGAGATTGAGACAGAGCTTGACCCTAATGTTGTCCTCACTGTCGAAGACTTGGAGGCTCTCCTAGGCTGGGATAGACTTGAGCAAAAAGAAGACGGCCTCAAAAATGAGGGCATTCAAAACATAGAGCAATCTTTCGAAACAACTGCGCAACTACAAGATGGCATGACTGAGATTGAGACTGAGCTTGACCCTAATGTCGTCCTCACTGTCGAAGAATTGGAGGCTCTCCTATCAGAACCATAA